TGCTGCCGCTCGATCCGCTGACCGCCTCGACCTTGCTCATCCTCGCCGCTGCCGAGCCTGCGGCCTGCCCTTGGCCATCCCGCAAAGCAAGCTCAATATCGTCCCCAGCACCGCCGAACTAAAATTCGATACCGACCAGACCCTCGCCGAATTGCAGAATTACAGCATGGACACAGTCGATCCCTATGGCTTTCACGGCATGAGCGTGACGCAGGCCTTCATGAAGGGCAGCATCGTCCCCGGCTACCGGATCAAGATCGGCCATATGTACTCTGAGAAATACAACGCCTATTGCCTCTGGTACGAGGACATCACGGTCAATATCGACATCGACCCCACGATTGTGATCGCCAAGGAACTGTATGCAGACAGTTGCATGAGAAAGGCCATCATCGGCCACGAATCCAAACACGTGAAGGTGGACCGCGTCATCGTCAATGAATACGCCAAAACCATCGGCCAGAAGCTCTATGACGAACTCAGCGCCCGCGGCTTTTCCGCCGGCCCTGTTCCCGCCGAATACGCCGAGGATACGATCAAGCGGATGCAGCGCGTAGTTTCACAGATCCTCGATCATGAATTCAAGAAGATGGAACTCGACCGCATGGACCGCCAGCGGGCGGTGGATACCTTGGAGGAATATAACAGCGTGGACGCCAAATGCCCGCTTTTCGAACGCCAGAAATCAAAGATTTACGCGGACCTTGAAAAAGTAACCGGCAAGAAGAAGTAAGCTTCAGATGGACTCCAGAGCCCCGCGCAAATCCTCCAGCAAATCCTCGATATGCTCGACGCCCACGGACAGCCGCAAAAGCTGGTCGGTCACGCCCGCCTTTGCGCGCGCTTCCGGCCCCATGGACACATGAGTCATACTGGCTGGATGATTAATCAGGCTCTCGGTTCCGCCCAGCGACTGCGCCAGCCGGAAAACGTCCAGAGCCGCAACGAACCGCCGCGCGGTCTCCGGATCGCCCTTGAGTTCAAGGCTCAGCATCGCGCCGAACCCTTCCTGCTGCTTTTTCGCGGCTTCATGACCTTCATGCGCGGGCAGGCCGGGATAATACACTTGCGCCACTTTCGGATGTGCTGCCAGCATTTCGGCAATCGCCAGCGCGTTCTCCTGCGCCCGGTGGACCCGCAGTTCCAGAGTCCTTAGCCCGCGCAGCGTCATATAAGAGTCGAACGGCGCCCCAATCAGCCCCAGCGAATTCGCCCAGAAATCAAGCTGGTCCCAAAGCTCCTTGGTTTTCGCCACCACGCACCCGCCCACAACATCGCTGTGCCCGTTGAGGAATTTGGTCGTGGAGTGGTAGACGATGTCCGCCCCCAGCGTCAAAGGCTGCTGCAGCATCGGCGAGAGGAACGTGTTATCAACGACGGTCAGCGCCCCGCACGAAGCCGCTTTTTTCGCTATCGCCTTGATATCCGCGATCCGCATGACGGGATTGCTCGGCGTTTCGATCAGCACCATCTTCGGCTTTTCCGAAAACGCCTCCTCAACGCCTTTCTGCGAATACTGGTCTACGAATTTCAGCCGGAAATGCTTCTTCTCGG
The sequence above is drawn from the Alphaproteobacteria bacterium genome and encodes:
- the metB gene encoding cystathionine gamma-synthase; this encodes MDQKKKDRRRRTCAVQAGLGETVTYRAVMPPLCLSSTFQMDEVGKKAPYEYSRTRNPTRDHLAQALAELEKGYGACVTASGMAALTLIVHLLNPEDLLVAPYDCYGRSYRMLSALAEKKHFRLKFVDQYSQKGVEEAFSEKPKMVLIETPSNPVMRIADIKAIAKKAASCGALTVVDNTFLSPMLQQPLTLGADIVYHSTTKFLNGHSDVVGGCVVAKTKELWDQLDFWANSLGLIGAPFDSYMTLRGLRTLELRVHRAQENALAIAEMLAAHPKVAQVYYPGLPAHEGHEAAKKQQEGFGAMLSLELKGDPETARRFVAALDVFRLAQSLGGTESLINHPASMTHVSMGPEARAKAGVTDQLLRLSVGVEHIEDLLEDLRGALESI